From the genome of Biomphalaria glabrata chromosome 1, xgBioGlab47.1, whole genome shotgun sequence, one region includes:
- the LOC106051570 gene encoding cytoplasmic dynein 2 intermediate chain 2-like isoform X3, whose product MVMRYLGKNLKSRAFDDVSDLSEKTLDTVTCVHTLNSNDLNLQFQVTGLSWNSTGSTLAASYGRFDHEDWCTHKAAICTWNLDRRSVKEDKPDTFIDSSCCLMSLEFHPANPAWLAGGNFNGEVILWDLSREDDLVLATSGIGDESHREPVSKVYWITDQSPKMKNYNIVSVSGDGKILIWSIDLKKGKLRQLKSFLLMNKDLPRSMKVRGVRSDKEVGVTCISFSHEDPDLFVLGSESGCLFKCSLHSNESHKKSSDQAYSPVTFTFNPHHGPVHSVDCSKFHRHAFLSSGMDQSLRLYNMLQAPPVLIIEPGEGYIYSSKWSPTRPAIFAAVSEKGNLLIYDLHSGNMTPIHKLEASPNKVPVYSLQFNSQQKRILATGDGQGYIRVYRLPEKLTSLIVQDNEVLEEIMNTGSD is encoded by the exons ATGTCTCTGATCTAAGTGAGAAAACTTTAGATACAGTCACATGTGTACATACACTAAATAGCAATGATTTAAATTTACAG TTTCAGGTGACCGGGCTGTCATGGAATTCAACAGGATCTACTTTAGCTGCTTC TTATGGAAGATTTGACCATGAAGATTGGTGCACACATAAAGCAGCTATTTGCACATGGAATTTAGACAGACGTTCTGTGAAAGAAGACAAACCTGATACATTTATTGACTCTTCTTGCTGTCTTATGAGTTTAGAATTCCATCCTGCTAACCCAGCCTGGCTTGCGGGTGGAAATTTTAATG GGGAAGTAATTCTATGGGACTTGAGTCGAGAGGATGATCTTGTATTAGCCACTTCTGGAATCGGAGATGAATCCCATAGAGAGCCAGTTAGTAAAGTTTACTGGATTACAGATCAGAGtccaaaaatgaaaaattacaAT aTAGTTAGTGTAAGTGGAGATGGTAAAATATTAATATGGAGCATTGATTTGAAAAAGGGAAAACTAAGGCAACTAAAAAG CTTTTTACTTATGAATAAAGATTTACCAAGATCCATGAAAGTCAGAGGTGTGAGAAGTGACAAAGAAGTTGGTGTAACTTGTATCTCATTCAGCCATGAAGATCCTGATTTGTTTGTGCTGGGTTCAGAGAGTGGTTGTTTATTCAAATGTAGCCTTCATTCTAATGAAA gtcacAAGAAATCATCTGACCAGGCTTACTCCCCTGTGACCTTCACTTTCAATCCTCATCATGGACCAGTTCATTCTGTGGACTGTTCTAAATTTCATCGACATGCATTTTTAAGTTCAGGCATGGACCAGAGTTTACGTTTGTACAACATGTTGCAG GCTCCGCCAGTTTTAATTATTGAACCAGGTGAAGGTTATATATATTCATCCAAATGGTCTCCAACCCGTCCTGCTATTTTTGCTGCAGTATCAGAAAAAGGAAACCTTCTTATTTATGACCTTCATAGTGGCAACATGACACCTATCCATAAACTTGAAGCAAGTCCAAACAAAGTTCCTGTCTACAGCTTACAGTTCAACAGTCAGCA AAAACGTATTTTAGCAACTGGTGATGGACAAGGATACATCAGAGTCTATCGATTACCTGAAAAATTGACATCTTTAATAGTGCAGGATAATGAGGTTTTAGAGGAGATAATGAATACTGGTTCGGATTAA